A DNA window from Streptosporangiales bacterium contains the following coding sequences:
- a CDS encoding Arc family DNA-binding protein — MSDTPMTPEQEHEFYARPENQQPQGPARRRRGSRLSAMVPVRFPPELLEEVRRRAEADDRSLSSWIRRAVEHGLRDSA, encoded by the coding sequence ATGAGCGACACACCCATGACCCCCGAGCAGGAGCACGAGTTCTACGCCCGGCCCGAGAATCAGCAACCTCAAGGGCCGGCACGTCGCCGGCGCGGCTCCCGGCTCTCGGCGATGGTGCCGGTGCGCTTCCCGCCCGAGCTGCTGGAGGAGGTTCGCCGCCGCGCGGAGGCCGATGATCGATCGCTGTCGTCGTGGATCCGCCGCGCCGTCGAACACGGGCTACGCGACTCGGCCTGA
- a CDS encoding orotate phosphoribosyltransferase — MSDRDHLRALIKDRAIVHGTVTLSSGMVADHYVDLRRITLDGEAAPVVGQVMRELTADLGYDAVGGLTIGADPVATAMLHAAAAAGERLDAFVVRKEGKAHGLQRRIEGPDVTGRRVLALEDTSTTGGSVLAAVDALREAGAEVVGVAVIVERGARGTVEARGLTYRYAYDLADIGL; from the coding sequence ATGTCCGACCGCGACCATCTCCGCGCCCTGATCAAGGACCGTGCGATCGTGCACGGCACGGTGACCCTCAGTTCCGGCATGGTCGCCGACCATTACGTCGACCTGCGTCGGATCACCCTCGACGGCGAGGCGGCCCCCGTGGTCGGGCAGGTCATGCGCGAGCTCACCGCCGACCTCGGCTACGACGCGGTCGGCGGGCTGACGATCGGCGCCGACCCGGTCGCCACGGCCATGCTGCACGCGGCCGCCGCCGCGGGCGAACGGCTCGACGCGTTCGTCGTCCGCAAGGAGGGCAAGGCCCACGGCCTGCAGCGCCGCATCGAGGGCCCCGACGTCACCGGCCGCCGGGTGCTGGCGCTGGAGGACACCTCGACCACCGGCGGCTCCGTGCTCGCCGCGGTCGACGCGCTGCGCGAGGCGGGCGCGGAGGTCGTCGGCGTCGCCGTCATCGTCGAGCGCGGCGCCCGCGGCACCGTCGAGGCGCGCGGCCTGACCTACCGCTACGCCTACGACCTCGCCGACATCGGCCTGTAG
- the fbaA gene encoding class II fructose-bisphosphate aldolase has translation MPIASPEVYAAMLDKAKAERFAYPAINVTSSQTLNAALRGFAEAGSDGIVQVSTGGAEYLSGPTVKDMVTGAVAFAEFARVVADKYPVNIALHTDHCPKDKLDGYMRPLVELSAERVAKGGEPYFQSHMWDGSAVPLDENLAIADELLDRCTAANVLMEMEIGVVGGEEDGVVGAIDDKLYSTPEDALATAERLGVGERGRYLLAATFGNVHGVYKPGNVKLRPEVLKGIQDTVGEKYGREKPFDLVFHGGSGSLLEEIHEALDYGVVKMNVDTDTQYAFTRGVVTHMFTHYDGVLKVDGEVGDKKAYDPRAWGKAAEGSMATRVAEACENLRSAGTSLVRA, from the coding sequence ATGCCCATCGCGTCCCCCGAGGTCTACGCCGCGATGCTCGACAAGGCGAAGGCCGAGCGCTTCGCCTACCCCGCGATCAACGTCACGTCCAGCCAGACGCTCAACGCCGCCCTGCGCGGGTTCGCCGAAGCCGGCAGTGACGGCATCGTCCAGGTGTCGACGGGCGGGGCGGAGTACCTGTCCGGGCCGACGGTCAAGGACATGGTCACCGGCGCTGTGGCGTTCGCCGAGTTCGCGCGCGTGGTCGCCGACAAGTACCCGGTCAACATCGCGCTGCACACCGACCACTGCCCGAAGGACAAGCTCGACGGCTACATGCGTCCGCTGGTCGAGCTGTCCGCCGAGCGCGTGGCCAAGGGCGGCGAGCCGTACTTCCAGTCGCACATGTGGGACGGCTCGGCCGTGCCCCTCGACGAGAACCTCGCGATCGCCGACGAGCTGCTCGACCGATGCACCGCGGCGAACGTCCTGATGGAGATGGAGATCGGCGTGGTCGGCGGAGAGGAGGACGGCGTCGTCGGAGCGATCGACGACAAGCTCTACTCCACCCCCGAGGACGCGCTCGCCACGGCCGAACGGCTCGGTGTGGGGGAGCGGGGGCGCTACCTGCTCGCGGCCACGTTCGGCAACGTGCACGGCGTCTACAAGCCCGGCAACGTCAAGCTCCGGCCCGAGGTGCTGAAGGGCATCCAGGACACCGTCGGTGAGAAGTACGGCAGGGAGAAGCCGTTCGACCTGGTGTTCCACGGCGGCTCGGGCTCGCTGCTCGAGGAGATCCACGAAGCGCTCGACTACGGCGTGGTCAAGATGAACGTCGACACCGACACGCAGTACGCGTTCACCCGGGGGGTCGTCACGCACATGTTCACCCACTACGACGGCGTGCTCAAGGTCGACGGCGAGGTGGGCGACAAGAAGGCCTACGACCCGCGCGCCTGGGGCAAGGCCGCCGAGGGGTCGATGGCCACGCGGGTCGCCGAGGCCTGCGAGAACCTCCGTTCCGCGGGCACCTCCCTGGTCCGCGCATGA
- a CDS encoding sigma-70 family RNA polymerase sigma factor, with product MTERDWLVERFEGHRQHLIGVAYRMLGSRSEAEDAVQETWLRLGRTDVDDIANLGGWLTTVVGRICLNVLRSRTTRREEPLQLDGTEPVAGVADEPHPENEALLADSVGVALLVVLDTLTPAERLAFVLHDMFDVPFDEIGPVLGRSATATRQLASRARRRVRGASPGGGTDRARQREVVEAFLAAARGGDLDGLIAVLDAGVVLRADRTAVQLGSPARIDGRSAVVETFAGRARGARPALVDGVAGAVWAPGGRPRVVWSFTVEDGRIVGIELVGDAARIGELELTMLER from the coding sequence AGCACCTGATCGGTGTCGCGTACCGGATGCTCGGCTCGCGGAGCGAGGCGGAGGACGCCGTGCAGGAGACGTGGTTGCGGCTCGGCCGCACCGACGTCGACGACATCGCGAACCTCGGCGGCTGGCTGACGACGGTCGTCGGACGGATATGCCTGAACGTACTCCGGTCGCGTACCACGAGGCGGGAAGAGCCCTTGCAGCTCGATGGCACGGAACCCGTCGCCGGTGTCGCGGACGAACCCCACCCGGAGAACGAGGCGCTGCTCGCCGACTCGGTCGGCGTCGCGCTGCTCGTCGTGCTCGACACGCTGACGCCGGCAGAGCGGCTCGCGTTCGTGCTGCACGACATGTTCGACGTGCCGTTCGACGAGATCGGGCCGGTCCTCGGACGTTCCGCGACGGCGACCAGGCAGCTGGCGAGCCGGGCCCGCCGGCGGGTGCGCGGCGCGTCGCCTGGCGGCGGCACGGACCGCGCGCGACAGCGCGAGGTGGTCGAGGCGTTCCTCGCCGCCGCGCGCGGCGGTGACCTGGACGGGCTCATCGCGGTGCTCGACGCCGGCGTCGTCCTGCGCGCCGACCGTACCGCCGTGCAGCTCGGCTCGCCGGCACGCATCGACGGCAGATCCGCCGTCGTCGAGACGTTCGCGGGACGCGCACGCGGCGCACGCCCAGCCCTCGTGGACGGCGTCGCCGGCGCCGTCTGGGCACCGGGCGGCCGCCCGCGCGTGGTGTGGAGCTTCACGGTCGAGGACGGCCGGATCGTCGGGATCGAACTCGTCGGCGACGCTGCCCGCATCGGTGAGCTCGAGCTCACCATGCTGGAGCGCTGA
- a CDS encoding SDR family NAD(P)-dependent oxidoreductase, protein MARALVTGATAGLGRAFAQRLAEAGWNLVLVARDAQRLEEAAGELRRYAVDVDVLTADLNEDKGLTTVERRLATDDEPVDMLVNNAGFAVKRSFLRTTVEDEDRMLRVLVRAVLRLTHVGVQAMVRRGRGVVINVSSVAGFVPQSTYNAAKAYVTALTESVATELSGTGVHVLVVCPGYTHTEFHQRAGIDKATIPAPLWLDVDQVVDGAFEDLRRGVVISVPSLRYKIISMLSRKGPRGIVTAFSSRLGRG, encoded by the coding sequence ATGGCACGTGCACTGGTGACCGGAGCCACCGCGGGGCTCGGCCGCGCGTTCGCCCAGCGGCTCGCCGAGGCGGGGTGGAACCTCGTCCTGGTCGCCCGTGACGCCCAGCGGCTCGAGGAGGCCGCCGGCGAGCTGCGGCGGTACGCCGTCGACGTCGACGTCCTGACGGCCGACCTCAACGAGGACAAGGGTCTCACCACGGTCGAGCGCAGGCTCGCCACCGACGACGAACCGGTCGACATGCTCGTCAACAACGCCGGCTTCGCGGTCAAGCGCAGCTTCTTGCGCACGACCGTCGAGGACGAGGACCGCATGCTGCGGGTGCTCGTCCGCGCGGTGCTCCGGCTGACCCACGTCGGGGTGCAGGCGATGGTGCGGCGTGGCCGCGGTGTCGTGATCAACGTGTCGAGCGTGGCGGGTTTCGTGCCGCAGAGCACGTACAACGCGGCCAAGGCGTACGTCACCGCGCTCACCGAGAGCGTCGCCACCGAGCTGTCCGGCACCGGGGTGCACGTCCTCGTGGTCTGCCCCGGCTACACGCACACGGAGTTCCACCAGCGGGCCGGCATCGACAAGGCGACGATCCCCGCGCCGCTCTGGCTCGACGTCGACCAGGTCGTCGACGGCGCGTTCGAGGACCTCCGCCGCGGCGTGGTCATCAGCGTCCCTTCGCTGCGCTACAAGATCATCAGCATGCTCTCCCGCAAGGGCCCGCGTGGCATCGTGACGGCGTTCAGCAGCCGCCTCGGTCGCGGCTGA
- the purD gene encoding phosphoribosylamine--glycine ligase, translating to MRLLVVGSGGREHALVRTFAADPDVSELHAAPGNPGIAELAYVHRVPAVDDVPAVVALAAHVAADLVVVGPEAPLVAGLADALRERGVACFGPSAAAATLEGSKAFAKDVMTAAGVPTAAAHTCETPAEVAKALDAFGPPYVVKQDGLAAGKGVVVTPDAAVAAAHAAAAGRVVVEEYLDGPEVSLFAITDGTTVVPLPPAQDFKRALDGDEGPNTGGMGAYSPLPWTPDSLVDDVVARVVQPTVDEMRRRGTPFAGLLYTGLALTANGPRVVEFNCRLGDPDGQVVLARLRSPLAPAVHAAAVGDLASADSLDWSSDAAVTVVVAARNYPGTPVSGTPIHGLAEAGAVPDAYVLHAGTRRDGESLVTAGGRVLDVVATGQTLADARRTAYDAVSRIRIEGSHHRKDIAEAAAGG from the coding sequence GTGAGGCTACTCGTCGTAGGCAGTGGCGGACGCGAGCACGCGCTCGTCCGGACGTTCGCGGCCGACCCCGACGTCTCCGAGCTCCACGCGGCGCCCGGCAACCCGGGGATCGCCGAGCTCGCGTACGTGCACCGGGTACCCGCCGTCGACGACGTGCCCGCGGTCGTCGCCCTGGCCGCGCACGTCGCCGCCGACCTCGTCGTCGTCGGGCCGGAGGCGCCGCTGGTCGCCGGTCTCGCCGACGCGCTGCGCGAGCGCGGCGTCGCCTGCTTCGGTCCGTCGGCCGCTGCGGCGACGCTGGAGGGCTCGAAGGCGTTCGCGAAGGACGTGATGACCGCCGCGGGTGTGCCCACCGCTGCCGCACACACCTGCGAGACGCCGGCCGAGGTGGCGAAGGCGCTCGACGCGTTCGGCCCGCCGTACGTCGTGAAGCAGGACGGCCTCGCCGCGGGCAAGGGCGTGGTCGTCACGCCGGATGCCGCGGTCGCCGCCGCGCATGCCGCGGCCGCGGGCCGGGTCGTGGTCGAGGAGTACCTCGACGGGCCCGAGGTGTCGCTGTTCGCGATCACCGACGGCACGACCGTCGTGCCGCTGCCGCCGGCGCAGGACTTCAAGCGCGCGCTCGACGGCGACGAGGGCCCGAACACCGGCGGCATGGGCGCGTACTCGCCGCTGCCGTGGACCCCGGACTCACTTGTCGACGACGTCGTCGCCCGGGTGGTGCAGCCGACGGTCGACGAGATGCGCAGGCGCGGCACCCCGTTCGCCGGGCTGCTCTACACCGGGCTGGCGCTCACCGCGAACGGTCCACGCGTGGTCGAGTTCAACTGCCGGCTCGGCGACCCGGACGGCCAGGTCGTCCTGGCCCGGCTACGGTCGCCGCTCGCGCCGGCCGTGCACGCCGCCGCCGTCGGCGACCTTGCGTCCGCCGACTCCCTCGACTGGTCGTCCGACGCCGCGGTGACCGTCGTGGTCGCGGCGCGGAACTACCCCGGCACGCCGGTCTCCGGCACACCCATCCACGGCCTCGCCGAGGCCGGTGCGGTGCCCGACGCGTACGTCCTGCACGCAGGCACCAGGCGCGACGGCGAGTCACTCGTCACGGCGGGCGGCCGGGTGCTCGACGTCGTCGCGACGGGCCAGACCCTCGCCGACGCCCGCCGCACCGCGTACGACGCGGTGTCGCGCATCCGCATCGAAGGCAGCCACCACCGCAAGGACATCGCCGAGGCGGCCGCCGGCGGCTAG
- a CDS encoding DeoR family transcriptional regulator — translation MNAERRRREVVATLARDGEVTVTDLARRFTVSEMTVRRDLEALEGQGTVRRVRGGAITAVSRAYEPPLALRSTEAAPAKQAIGRAAAALIADGETAVIDVGTTTLELARALRGRRGVTIVTPSLLVAAELGHEPDMRVLLTGGWLRPGEMSLVGTAAEEVFAAVNCDVAFIGVAGIDVTKGITEYNLDDTRVKRAAMASARRSVVLADATKCGRVAFATVAPLADVDVLVTDAADDEPVTRALTDQGAEVVRVPMEKVEDKPQ, via the coding sequence ATGAACGCCGAGCGCCGCCGTCGCGAGGTCGTCGCGACGCTGGCCAGGGACGGCGAGGTCACCGTCACCGACCTCGCCAGGCGGTTCACCGTGTCGGAGATGACAGTGCGCCGCGACCTCGAGGCACTCGAGGGGCAGGGCACGGTACGCCGGGTGCGCGGCGGCGCGATCACCGCCGTCAGCCGGGCGTACGAGCCGCCGCTGGCGCTCCGCTCGACCGAGGCGGCGCCCGCGAAGCAGGCCATCGGCCGTGCCGCGGCCGCGCTCATCGCCGACGGCGAGACGGCGGTCATCGACGTCGGCACCACCACCCTCGAGCTGGCCCGTGCGCTGCGCGGTCGCCGCGGCGTCACGATCGTCACCCCCAGCCTGCTCGTGGCGGCGGAGCTCGGCCACGAGCCGGACATGCGGGTGCTGCTCACCGGCGGCTGGCTCCGCCCGGGCGAGATGAGCCTCGTCGGCACGGCCGCCGAGGAGGTGTTCGCCGCGGTGAACTGCGACGTCGCGTTCATCGGCGTCGCGGGCATCGATGTGACCAAGGGCATCACCGAGTACAACCTCGACGACACCAGGGTGAAGCGCGCGGCCATGGCGTCGGCCAGGCGCAGCGTCGTTCTGGCGGACGCCACCAAGTGCGGGCGGGTCGCGTTCGCGACCGTCGCGCCGCTGGCGGACGTCGACGTGCTCGTCACCGACGCGGCGGACGACGAGCCGGTCACCCGCGCCCTGACCGACCAGGGCGCGGAGGTCGTCCGCGTGCCGATGGAGAAGGTGGAGGACAAGCCCCAGTGA
- a CDS encoding BtpA/SgcQ family protein, with protein MSSRFAEIFPGIAKPMIAMAHVPPLPGTPLYDAAAGVQGLVDSLRRDLDILLDVGFDAVMFCNEGDRPYELRAGLPSAAVMAKVVTECAPGDRPFGVDFLWDAQCALAVAVATGASFIREVATGVYESDMGLWNTNPAELLRERRRLDAERIAVFMNVTPEFASPIGRREAPAAARSAVVSSLADTILVSGPMAGAGPDVATVAEVREAVPADVPVLLNTGAKSATIAQFLRHADGAIVGSDLKVDGYTWNPVDRDRAVRFLEAARGA; from the coding sequence ATGAGCTCGCGTTTCGCGGAGATCTTCCCTGGCATCGCCAAGCCGATGATCGCGATGGCGCACGTGCCGCCGCTGCCCGGCACGCCGCTGTACGACGCCGCGGCCGGCGTCCAGGGCCTCGTCGACAGCCTGCGCCGCGACCTCGACATCCTCCTCGACGTGGGCTTCGACGCCGTCATGTTCTGCAACGAGGGCGACCGGCCGTACGAGCTGCGTGCCGGCCTGCCGAGCGCCGCGGTCATGGCGAAGGTCGTCACCGAGTGCGCCCCCGGCGACCGGCCGTTCGGCGTCGACTTCCTCTGGGACGCCCAGTGCGCGCTCGCCGTCGCGGTCGCCACCGGCGCGAGCTTCATCCGCGAGGTCGCCACCGGCGTCTACGAGTCCGACATGGGCCTGTGGAACACCAACCCCGCCGAGCTGCTGCGCGAGCGTCGCCGCCTCGACGCCGAACGGATCGCCGTGTTCATGAACGTCACGCCGGAGTTCGCGTCGCCCATCGGCCGGCGCGAGGCGCCGGCGGCCGCACGCTCGGCCGTGGTGTCGAGCCTCGCCGACACGATCCTCGTCTCCGGCCCGATGGCGGGCGCGGGGCCTGACGTCGCGACGGTCGCGGAGGTACGCGAGGCCGTCCCCGCCGACGTCCCCGTCCTGCTCAACACCGGCGCCAAGTCGGCGACCATCGCGCAGTTCCTGCGGCACGCGGACGGCGCGATCGTCGGCAGCGACCTCAAGGTCGACGGCTACACGTGGAACCCGGTCGACCGCGACCGCGCGGTCCGCTTCCTGGAGGCAGCCCGCGGTGCGTGA
- a CDS encoding extracellular solute-binding protein, producing the protein MGVRRVLAGVAATVLVAGLAACGGGGGTPEKTTGGAQELTGRGPITWAIGKDSTGTYQDIIAAWNAKHPDEKVSLAEQPSDADATRNQLVQNAEIESTEYDVLGLDVTWATEFAAKRYVVELPKSQFDASPYLPSTVKTGSYRGRLYAAPLFTGAGFLYHRTDLLKRAGITDPPKTWAEMRSACAKVLKLPAAKGVSCYTGQHKQYEGLTVNFSEAVYGAGGEVVGSDGKPRLDTPEAKEGLNFLVDGFESTMIPKVALTYDEEIGRAAYQKGKFLFQRNWPYLWEPLNDKEQSVVAGKFDVAPLPGKDGPGTSMLGGTDLAISSFSEHKRSALDFITYLTSTEVQKTFATKGALPPTRTALYTDDDLKQKLPYLEQLKVAVDHAQPRPQVINYAGVSAAISDAAYAAEDGSKTPDQALGDLQQELTKLTKNQP; encoded by the coding sequence GTGGGTGTTCGTCGTGTGCTCGCCGGCGTCGCCGCCACCGTCCTCGTCGCCGGTCTCGCCGCCTGTGGTGGCGGTGGGGGTACGCCGGAGAAGACGACGGGTGGCGCCCAGGAGCTGACCGGCCGCGGCCCGATCACGTGGGCCATCGGCAAGGACAGCACCGGCACCTACCAGGACATCATCGCCGCCTGGAACGCGAAGCATCCGGACGAGAAGGTCAGCCTCGCCGAGCAGCCCTCCGACGCCGACGCCACGCGCAACCAGCTGGTGCAGAACGCCGAGATCGAGTCCACGGAGTACGACGTCCTCGGGCTCGACGTCACGTGGGCGACCGAGTTCGCCGCCAAGAGGTACGTCGTCGAGCTGCCGAAGAGCCAGTTCGACGCGAGCCCGTACCTGCCCTCCACCGTGAAGACGGGCTCGTACCGCGGCAGGCTGTACGCCGCGCCGCTCTTCACCGGCGCCGGTTTCCTCTACCACCGCACCGACCTGTTGAAGCGGGCTGGCATCACCGACCCGCCGAAGACGTGGGCGGAGATGAGGTCGGCCTGCGCCAAGGTCCTGAAGCTCCCCGCCGCCAAGGGAGTGAGCTGCTACACCGGACAGCACAAGCAGTACGAGGGCCTCACCGTCAACTTCTCCGAGGCGGTCTACGGTGCGGGCGGCGAGGTCGTCGGCAGCGACGGCAAGCCCAGGCTCGACACCCCGGAGGCGAAGGAGGGCCTGAACTTCCTCGTCGACGGCTTCGAGTCGACGATGATCCCCAAGGTCGCCCTGACCTACGACGAGGAGATCGGTCGCGCCGCGTACCAGAAGGGCAAGTTCCTCTTCCAGCGCAACTGGCCCTATCTCTGGGAGCCGTTGAACGACAAGGAGCAGAGCGTCGTCGCAGGCAAGTTCGACGTCGCGCCGCTGCCCGGCAAGGACGGCCCCGGCACGTCGATGCTCGGTGGCACCGATCTCGCGATCAGCTCGTTCTCCGAGCACAAGCGCTCCGCGCTCGACTTCATCACCTACCTCACGAGCACCGAGGTGCAGAAGACGTTCGCCACCAAGGGCGCACTCCCACCGACGCGTACGGCGCTGTACACCGACGATGACTTGAAGCAGAAGCTGCCGTATCTCGAGCAGCTGAAGGTCGCGGTCGACCACGCCCAGCCGCGGCCCCAGGTGATCAACTACGCCGGCGTCAGCGCCGCGATATCCGACGCGGCGTACGCGGCCGAGGACGGCAGCAAGACACCCGACCAGGCGCTCGGCGACCTGCAGCAGGAGCTGACCAAGCTGACGAAGAACCAGCCCTGA
- a CDS encoding adenylosuccinate synthase, producing MPAIVLLGAQWGDEGKGKVTDTLGGVVDYVVKFNGGNNAGHTVVIGDETYALHLLPSGILTPGVVPVIGNGVVVDLAVLFEEIDALDARGVDTSRLVVSANAHLIPSYNRTLDKVADRFLGQRRIGTTGRGIGPTYADKMNRVGIRVQDLFDEKILRQKVEGALEQKNHVLVKVYNRRAVDVDEVVDELLVHADRMRPMVVDTALLLDKALRDGRTVLLEAGQAALLDVDHGTYPFVTSSSTTAGGACAGSGIGPTRIDRVVAVAKAYTSRVGEGPFPTELLDETGDELRELGHEYGTTTGRPRRCGWLDLVVLRYAARINALTDLFVTKLDVLSTFEQLPVCVGYEVDGERVDDMPLTQTGFHHATPVYEYLDGWRTDITGARSFADLPEQARTYVKTIEDLTGVPVSGIGVGPARDAVVQLRDLAG from the coding sequence ATGCCGGCGATCGTTCTGCTTGGCGCCCAGTGGGGTGACGAGGGAAAGGGCAAGGTCACGGACACGCTCGGCGGCGTCGTCGACTACGTCGTGAAGTTCAACGGCGGCAACAACGCCGGGCACACCGTCGTGATCGGCGACGAGACGTACGCACTCCATCTGCTGCCGAGCGGCATCCTCACTCCCGGCGTGGTGCCCGTGATCGGCAACGGCGTCGTCGTCGACCTCGCGGTGCTGTTCGAGGAGATCGACGCGCTCGACGCGCGTGGCGTCGACACGTCGCGGCTCGTGGTGAGCGCCAACGCGCACCTCATCCCGTCGTACAACCGCACTCTCGACAAGGTCGCCGACCGGTTCCTCGGCCAGCGCAGGATCGGCACGACGGGCCGCGGCATCGGCCCGACGTATGCCGACAAGATGAACCGCGTCGGCATCCGTGTGCAGGACCTCTTCGACGAGAAGATCCTGCGACAGAAGGTCGAGGGGGCGCTCGAGCAGAAGAACCACGTGCTGGTCAAGGTCTACAACCGGCGCGCGGTCGACGTCGACGAGGTCGTCGACGAGCTGCTCGTGCACGCCGACCGGATGCGGCCGATGGTCGTCGACACGGCCCTGCTGCTCGACAAGGCGCTCCGCGACGGCAGGACGGTGCTGCTCGAGGCGGGTCAGGCGGCGCTGCTCGACGTCGACCACGGTACGTACCCGTTCGTCACGTCGTCGAGCACCACCGCGGGCGGCGCGTGCGCCGGTTCCGGCATCGGGCCGACACGCATCGACCGGGTCGTCGCGGTGGCCAAGGCGTACACGTCGCGCGTGGGGGAGGGGCCTTTCCCCACCGAGCTGCTCGACGAGACCGGAGACGAGCTGCGCGAGCTCGGCCACGAGTACGGCACCACGACCGGGCGCCCGCGCAGGTGCGGCTGGCTCGACCTCGTCGTCCTGCGCTACGCGGCGCGGATCAACGCGCTCACCGACCTGTTCGTCACCAAGCTCGACGTGCTCAGCACGTTCGAGCAGCTCCCGGTGTGCGTGGGGTACGAGGTCGACGGTGAGCGGGTCGACGACATGCCGCTGACCCAGACCGGGTTCCACCACGCGACCCCGGTGTACGAGTACCTCGACGGCTGGCGCACCGACATCACCGGCGCACGATCGTTCGCCGATCTGCCGGAGCAGGCGCGTACGTACGTCAAGACGATCGAGGACCTGACCGGTGTCCCGGTGTCGGGCATCGGCGTCGGTCCGGCGAGAGACGCCGTCGTGCAGCTTCGAGACCTCGCCGGCTGA
- a CDS encoding DUF3151 family protein produces MSHLHRDLLSSSIPPVYLPDDAEERAVLADATDPADAARQFPEYSLAWATLADRAYAAGDPVTSYAYARTGYHRGLDQLRRAGWRGQGPVPWEHEPNQGFLRALFALGRAAAAIGEDDEAQRCSSFLRESSPAAAAALEH; encoded by the coding sequence ATGAGTCACCTGCACAGGGACCTGCTCTCCTCGTCGATCCCCCCGGTCTACCTGCCGGACGACGCCGAGGAACGTGCCGTCCTCGCCGACGCCACCGACCCGGCCGACGCCGCCAGGCAGTTCCCCGAGTACTCCCTCGCCTGGGCGACGCTCGCCGACCGGGCATACGCCGCCGGCGACCCCGTCACGTCGTACGCGTACGCGCGCACCGGGTACCACCGCGGTCTCGACCAGCTCCGTCGCGCGGGATGGCGCGGGCAGGGGCCGGTGCCGTGGGAGCACGAGCCTAACCAGGGATTCCTGCGGGCACTGTTCGCCCTCGGCCGCGCGGCCGCCGCGATCGGCGAGGACGACGAGGCGCAGCGCTGCTCCTCGTTCCTGCGGGAGAGCAGCCCCGCAGCCGCCGCCGCGCTGGAGCACTGA